The DNA segment CCCATTCGCGCAGCGTCGCGTCTTCCAGATCGAGCCGGTGCGTCGTCATGTGCCGACTCTAGACCCGCCGGGTAGGTGACCTTTTGACGGTCGTACGCCCGAAAACGTCACCCTCGCGAGGGGCCGACGCGCAGGCCGCGCGGACGTTCGACGCGCGGCCTGTCCTCCTCCGGGACGCTGTCGGGGTCGATGGCGGCGGCGCGCTCGCCGATCGTCAGCTGAGCGTCGACCGGCGTGTTCCGGCGGACCAGCGCCAACGCGATCTGGCCGAGCTCGACGTGCCGCGCGGCCGTACCGACGAAACCGACCTGCCGGTCCCCCAGCGTCACCGGGTCGCCGGCCGCCGGCAGCTCCTCGTCCATGCCGTCCAGATGCAGCAGCACCAGCCGGCGCGGCGGCTTGCCGAGGTTGTGCACCCGCGCGACGGTCTCCTGGCCGCGATAGCAACCCTTGTCCAGGTGTACGGCGGAGGGCACCCAGCCCGGCTCCTGGACGATCGTGCGGTGGTCGGTCTCCAGGCCGAGCCGCGGCCGCCGCTCGGCCACCCGCAGCGCCTCGTACGCCCAGATGCCGGCCACCGGCAGGCCGAGTTTTCCCACCGTGGCGGCGATTTTCTCGCGCGGCACCAGCAGATCGGCGGCCGTCTGGGACGTACGCCGGACCCAGCCGTCGTCGTACGCGGCGGCGTCGTCCGGCACGAAGTCCGGCAGCTTGGCGCCGACGATCGTCAGGATGGCCCACGTTTCGGTGACGTCGCTGGGATCCACCCGCAGCATGAAACGCATCGAGTCCAGGTACGCGGTCAGCGCGGCGGCCGTGCCGGGCTCCACGTCCAGCCACGTCGTCGAGCCGTCGTCGAGGACCCCCAGGTGGTGCTCGACGTGGCCGTGCGGCGACAAGACGAGCGCCTCGGTGCCGTGCCACGGCGCCAGCCTCTCCAGGTGCTGCGTGGTCAGGCTGTGCAGCCAGGTCAGCCGGTCGGCACCCGGCACGGCGATCACGCCGCGATGCGAGCGGTCGACGATGCCGGCGCGTTCGAGCAGGACGCGTTGCTCGCGATATGGATCGCCGTAGTGCGCCGCGACACCGGCGTCGACACCTTCGGCCGCGACGGCTCCAGGCAGGTCCAGCAGTGCTGAGGTCACGACCCCAACCGTACCCGCGAAAACCCGCCGCGATCAGGCCCGGCCGCGGCAGTCACCGCACTGGCCGAACAACGCCAGATGTTCCACGTCCAGGTCGAAACCGCGCTCCTCGCGCAGCTTGCCGGCCAGCTCCTGGACCGTCTCGACCGGCAGCTCGGTGACCGTCTCGCAGTCGCGGCAGACGAAGTGCAGGTGCGGATGGACGCCGGCGGCATGGTACGTCGGAGCGCCGTGCGACAGGTGCGTGTGCGTCACCAGGCCGAGCTCGGACAGCAGGTCGAGCGTGCGGTAGATCGTGGTGATGTTGACACCGGCGGCCTTGCCGGCCACCTCGGCGTGGATCTGCTCCGGGGTCGCGTGGTCGAGCTCGCGCACCGCGTCCAGCACCAGCTGCCGTTGCGCCGTCATCCGCAGGCCGCGCTCGCGCAGAGCCCCAACCAGCGCGGTGTCCGCTTTGGCCATGTCACTCATGGTACGCATGTCCAGTGGCCGGCAGGCGAAGGCTCCGACGTACGCTCACCTGATGCCACAGCCTCTTCTTCTGACACTGGACGGCGCCGGCAACGTACGGGCCGCCGACCGGACGGCTCCGCAGCTGAGGGCGGACGACCTTGGCGTGCTGCGCGGAGACGGCGTCTTCGAGACGATGCACGTACGCGACGGGGTCGTCATCGAGGCCGGCGCGCACCTGGACCGGATGGCGCGGTCCGGCGAGCTGATGGACCTCGCCATCCCGCGCCGGGCAGCGCTGGAAAACCTCGTCGCGGCCGCCGCGGAAGCCAGCAGGGAAGCCTGGCCGGCCGGTTGCGAAGGCGCGCTGCGGATCACTGTCACGCGCGGCGTCGACCACGGCGACGGGCCGACGGTTTTCGCGACCGTCGACCCGATCGGCGCGAAATCCCTGAAACTGCGCCGCGAGGGCGTACGCGTGCTGACCGCGACGACCGGTTTCGCGACCGACGTCAAGAGCCAGGCGCCGTGGCTGCTCGGCGGCGTGAAGTCGCTGTCGTACGCGACGAACATGGCGGCACTGCGCTGGGCCGAGGCCAACGGTGCCGACGACGTGCTGTGGACGTCGTCGGACGGCTATGCGCTGGAAGGTCCGACGTCGACGCTGGTGTGGCGCGACGGCGACACGCTTTGCAGCACTCCCAACGAAACCGGCATCCTGGCCGGCACGTCGGTGCGGCACCTGTTCGCCGTGGCCGGGGAGCTCGGCTTCGCGACGCGCCGCTCGCTGATCACGCCGAAGGAGCTGGTCGACGGCGACGGCGCCTGGCTGGTGTCGAGTGTACGAGGCGTGGCCGGCATCCGGACGCTGGACGGCGCGGCTCTGCCGTACGACGAAACGCTGACCGCGCGGCTCGGCACCGCCATCGGTTTTCCGTCGTCCGCCTGACGAAAAAACTCCTTGCCGGCCGCGCCGCGGCGACGTAGGTTTGCGGTACACGGGAAAGGAGGTGGTCCAATCTTGTATAAGTATCGGACTCGTGAGGTGGCTGTCCGCTAGCCGCCGTCCGAAGCAGGATCGGATGACCGACCGCTGATGACGGCGGCCGGCAATATCGGACAGTCACCGGACCCCCAGGCGCCGACCGTAGTCCAGTCGGCCCGCCTCGCGGACACGCCCGTGTCGCGGCGGAAGTGCCTGGGGGTTTCTACTTGTTTCCAGGAAACTCCACGTTTTTCTCGCGTAGGGTCGCGAGCGTCGGGCCGTACATCTGCGCCTTGATCGCGCCGAGCGTCGGACCCGCCTTGGCCGCCAGTGGCCGCGCCAGCTCCAGCGCCTTCGCCAGCACCTCGCCTTCGCCGGCCACCTCGTCGACGATGCCGGCCGCCAGCGCGTCGGTGCCGCCGTACCGCCGGCCGGTGGTCATCGCCCGGTGCGCGGTCTGTTTGGTCAGCCGGGCCTGGATCAGCGCGCTCATGCCCGGCGTGAACGGGATCTGGATGTCGACCTCCGGCAGGCAGAGGAAACCGCGGTCGGCGCGCATCACGCGGAAGTCGTGCGCCAACGCGATCATCGCTCCGGCTGCGAAGGTGTGACCTTGCAGAGCGGCGACGGTCGGCACCGGAAACTCCAGCAGGCGCGCGAAAAGTCCGTGTACGCGGCCGAGATGGTCGGCAATCCGGTCGAAGTTGGCGCCGATCCAGTCCAGATCCAGGCCGTTGGAGTAAAACTTGCCGGTCGCGGTCGTCACCAGCGCCTTCGGGCCGTCGGCCTTCTCGACCTCGTCGAGCGCCTCGTCGACGGCCACCAGCCAGTCGGGATGAAACCTGTTCTCGCCGTCCCCCAGGTTGAGGACGAAGACCTCACCGTCGCGCTCCAGCCGTGGCACCGCGGGCCCCTCTCGCCGTCTCGACGCCACGTTACCAGCCAGTAACTTCTACCGCCATTTTTCGGAACGCCCCTTTCTGTGCAGTAGATGCGCGGAAAGGGCGGTCCGCCAAGTGCTAGAGGCGGACCAGGCGGCCGGACATGTACGGCCGGAGCTGCTCGCCGTCGGCGGCCTGGTCGACGGCATAGAGCAGGTCGCCTTCGACGATGCCGTAGAGCCGGTGCTCGCCGGTGACCTGCTTGGCCGAGGCGCTGCGCAGGACCGCGTCGGACGACATCTCGAACCGCGTGCCCTGCACCTCGCCCACCAGCAGAGCGCTGTAGCCCTCCTGGTCGACCAGCAGCAGCTCGACCTCGTCCTTCTGCAGCGGCCGCCACCAGCCGAACTCGCGGTTGTACGGCCGCAGCGGATGACCGTCCGAGTCGATGATCCAGGTCCGCGACTCGTACGCGAGCACCGGCCGGCCGTCGTGGCTGAACCGCACCTCCTGCGCGAAGTCGAAGTCCTCGATGCCGGTGTAGCCACCCTTGCCAGTGCCGCGCCAACGGCCGACCAGCGGCAGCAGCGGCAACAGGTCGGCGTGCAGGTCAGGGCCGCTGCGCAGGTCGTCGGTCTCCTCGTACGGATAACCCGGATCCGGCGCGCTCACTTGGACTCACCCTTGTAGAGCTTCTGCGCCGCGAACAGCGCGAACCATCCGACCGCGAGGCACGCGGCCACCAGCACCAGCATGAACACCGTCTCCAACACGCCAGCAACCCTACTCAATCGCCCCCGCCCGACCGCTCACCGCGCGCCGCGTCGGCGATTTCGGTCGCCACGCGTACGAAGGCGGCCAGTGCCGGTGAGCGGCTGCCCTCCGGCCAGGCGAGCAGCACGCGGGCCGGCTCGGCGTCCGGCACCGGGATGCCGACGAGGTCGTCGCGCAGGCGATGGCCGGCCGTCTCCGGCAGCAACGCGACGGCCCGGCCGAGTGCGACGACCTGCAGCAGGTGGCTGGCTTCGGTGAACTCGACCTGATCTCTCGGCCAGTATGTCTCGCCGCTCAGGTCGGCCATGCAGACCGAGGTCCGGCTGGCCAGGCGGTGCGTCCTCGGCACGACGAGGACGCGTCCTTCCCGCCGGAACTCGATCGTGTCGAGGCCGGACAGATCGGCCTGGTCGTGAACGAAAAGCAGGTCGGCGCGGCCGTCACGTACGAGCTCGGTCTGCTCCCCCATCCCGTAGATGACGACCTCCACCGGCAGTGTGTCGTACGCGGCCAGGATTTCCGGCAACAGGCCGCCGTCGAGGCTCGGTTTCATTGCCACCACGAGCTTTTCCGGCCGCGAGCCGGCTCGCCGCGTGCGGGTCGTGGCGGCCGAGACCGCGTCGAGGATGTGCTTGGCGTCGGCGAGCAACACCTGGCCGGCGCCGGTCAACGTGACCCGCTGAGGCGTACGCGCGAGCAGCTCGACGCCGATTTTCCGTTCCAGCTGCCGGATCGCCCGCGACAGCGGCGGCTGCGCGATGCCGAGGCGCCGAGCCGCGCGCCCGAAATGCAGCTCCTCGGCGACGGCCACGAAATAGCGGAGCTCGCGGATCTCCATACCGATACGGTATCGGCCCTGACCCGATCGGTGTTGGCGCTCGCTACGGTGGCGGGCCAGCCTGGGGCCATGATCGCACTCGTCACCGGCGCCAGCCGCGGCATCGGCCGCGAGGTCGCCGCGCAACTCACCGCGCTCGGCCACATTGTCGTTGCCACCGACCGAAAACAACTCGACGTCACTGACCCGGCGAGCATCGCGGCGACCGCGGCGGAGGTCGACCGCGGGTATGGCCGGCTCGACGTGCTGGTCAACAATGCCGGAATTTCCGGCGGTCCCGACGACCGGCCGCATTCGACGGACCTCGACCGCGTACGGGAGATCTTCGAGACCAACCTTTTCGGCGTCATGGCGGTAACGAACGCGATGCTGCCGCTGCTGCGAAAGTCCGAACACGGCCGGATCGTGAATGTCTCAAGTGGCACCGGATCGCTGGCCTGGATGACCGACCCGGCACATTATTTCGCGGCCGTTCCCGCCTCCGCCGCTTACCCGGTGTCCAAAACGGCGCTGAACATGCTGACCGTGCAGTATGCGAAGGACCTGCCGGGGATTCTGGTCAACGCGGCGGCGCCCGGTGCCTGCGACACCGACTTCACCAAGGCTTTTCAGGAAAGGACCGGCCGGGTGATCACGCGTACGGCCGCCGACGGCGCGGCGATCGTCGTCAAGCTCGCCACGCTGGACGACGACGGCCCGACCGGCGGATT comes from the Fodinicola acaciae genome and includes:
- a CDS encoding Fur family transcriptional regulator; this encodes MAKADTALVGALRERGLRMTAQRQLVLDAVRELDHATPEQIHAEVAGKAAGVNITTIYRTLDLLSELGLVTHTHLSHGAPTYHAAGVHPHLHFVCRDCETVTELPVETVQELAGKLREERGFDLDVEHLALFGQCGDCRGRA
- a CDS encoding SDR family NAD(P)-dependent oxidoreductase, translating into MIALVTGASRGIGREVAAQLTALGHIVVATDRKQLDVTDPASIAATAAEVDRGYGRLDVLVNNAGISGGPDDRPHSTDLDRVREIFETNLFGVMAVTNAMLPLLRKSEHGRIVNVSSGTGSLAWMTDPAHYFAAVPASAAYPVSKTALNMLTVQYAKDLPGILVNAAAPGACDTDFTKAFQERTGRVITRTAADGAAIVVKLATLDDDGPTGGFFDDNGPVPW
- a CDS encoding LysR family transcriptional regulator; the encoded protein is MEIRELRYFVAVAEELHFGRAARRLGIAQPPLSRAIRQLERKIGVELLARTPQRVTLTGAGQVLLADAKHILDAVSAATTRTRRAGSRPEKLVVAMKPSLDGGLLPEILAAYDTLPVEVVIYGMGEQTELVRDGRADLLFVHDQADLSGLDTIEFRREGRVLVVPRTHRLASRTSVCMADLSGETYWPRDQVEFTEASHLLQVVALGRAVALLPETAGHRLRDDLVGIPVPDAEPARVLLAWPEGSRSPALAAFVRVATEIADAARGERSGGGD
- a CDS encoding enoyl-CoA hydratase-related protein is translated as MPRLERDGEVFVLNLGDGENRFHPDWLVAVDEALDEVEKADGPKALVTTATGKFYSNGLDLDWIGANFDRIADHLGRVHGLFARLLEFPVPTVAALQGHTFAAGAMIALAHDFRVMRADRGFLCLPEVDIQIPFTPGMSALIQARLTKQTAHRAMTTGRRYGGTDALAAGIVDEVAGEGEVLAKALELARPLAAKAGPTLGAIKAQMYGPTLATLREKNVEFPGNK
- a CDS encoding YgfZ/GcvT domain-containing protein — translated: MTSALLDLPGAVAAEGVDAGVAAHYGDPYREQRVLLERAGIVDRSHRGVIAVPGADRLTWLHSLTTQHLERLAPWHGTEALVLSPHGHVEHHLGVLDDGSTTWLDVEPGTAAALTAYLDSMRFMLRVDPSDVTETWAILTIVGAKLPDFVPDDAAAYDDGWVRRTSQTAADLLVPREKIAATVGKLGLPVAGIWAYEALRVAERRPRLGLETDHRTIVQEPGWVPSAVHLDKGCYRGQETVARVHNLGKPPRRLVLLHLDGMDEELPAAGDPVTLGDRQVGFVGTAARHVELGQIALALVRRNTPVDAQLTIGERAAAIDPDSVPEEDRPRVERPRGLRVGPSRG
- a CDS encoding FABP family protein, giving the protein MSAPDPGYPYEETDDLRSGPDLHADLLPLLPLVGRWRGTGKGGYTGIEDFDFAQEVRFSHDGRPVLAYESRTWIIDSDGHPLRPYNREFGWWRPLQKDEVELLLVDQEGYSALLVGEVQGTRFEMSSDAVLRSASAKQVTGEHRLYGIVEGDLLYAVDQAADGEQLRPYMSGRLVRL
- a CDS encoding aminotransferase class IV; translation: MPQPLLLTLDGAGNVRAADRTAPQLRADDLGVLRGDGVFETMHVRDGVVIEAGAHLDRMARSGELMDLAIPRRAALENLVAAAAEASREAWPAGCEGALRITVTRGVDHGDGPTVFATVDPIGAKSLKLRREGVRVLTATTGFATDVKSQAPWLLGGVKSLSYATNMAALRWAEANGADDVLWTSSDGYALEGPTSTLVWRDGDTLCSTPNETGILAGTSVRHLFAVAGELGFATRRSLITPKELVDGDGAWLVSSVRGVAGIRTLDGAALPYDETLTARLGTAIGFPSSA